A region of the Nocardia asteroides genome:
GCTGTTCGACGACATCATGTACAACGTCGCGATCGCCGACACCGATCACTACCGCAGCTGGACCCCGCGGGTCGCGCGGATCACCGGCTCGGTGCTCGCGGCGATCACCATGGTCGTCGGCTGCCTGGGTCTGCTGCTGTCCCCCGGCTCGCTGCCGATCGCGGTGGGCGGTTCGATCGCGCTGGTGGTCGCGATCCTGCTCGTCGTCACGGCGATGGTGCTGAGCAGGATGTACGGCGACACCGCCACCGCGCTGGTGCTCGGCGGCTGCGCGCTGCCCGCCGCGTTCAGCGCGGGCATGCTCTATGTACCCGACCATTACGGCTGGGCGCACATCCTGCTCGGGTCGGTCCTGGCGGGCGCGACGGCGATCCTGGCCTGGCGGGTCACCGGCGTCGGTCTCGCGTTGTTCATCGGCATGGCCACGCTAGCCACGTACGCGGTGCCCGCGGCGCTGGTCGGCCTGCTCACCGACCAACCGGAGCGCGCGATCGGCGCCGGGGCGGCGGCGCTCGGTCTCGGCGGGCTCTCCCTGGCCCCGCGGATTTCCATGCTGCTGGCGAAACTGCCGCTGCCGCCGGTCCCGTCGCCGGGCACCCCGATCGACCCGACCGAAGACGACCCGGACGATCACCGCGCACTGCCGACCATGGAGGTGCTGCGGGTGAAGTCCGAACGCGCCCGCATGTACCTCGCCGGTCTCGTCGCGGCGACGACGCTGGTCACCGCCGCGGGAGCGCTCGCGGCCACCGACCCGGCATCCGACGACCCGTACTGGCAGGGCGTCGCGCTCGCGCTGGTCTGCGCGGCGGTGCTGATGTTCCGCAGCCGCACCTACGCGGGCGCGGAGCAGGCCGTCGTGCTCATCGCGGGCGGCGCGGGGATCGTGCTGATCATGTTGGTTGGCGCCGGTTTCGCGATGCACCAGCCGCTGGCCGTGTTCGGCGCTGCGATGAT
Encoded here:
- the eccD gene encoding type VII secretion integral membrane protein EccD, which produces MTHARLDHIDEESSRGIVRAPDLARVTILAKHTQVDMAIPVDVPVALVIPSVVDMVAQHSRTNDFDNEGERYEPAEWVLARIGHPPFSNSLSLGEHGVRDGELLMLESASHTAPTPLFDDIMYNVAIADTDHYRSWTPRVARITGSVLAAITMVVGCLGLLLSPGSLPIAVGGSIALVVAILLVVTAMVLSRMYGDTATALVLGGCALPAAFSAGMLYVPDHYGWAHILLGSVLAGATAILAWRVTGVGLALFIGMATLATYAVPAALVGLLTDQPERAIGAGAAALGLGGLSLAPRISMLLAKLPLPPVPSPGTPIDPTEDDPDDHRALPTMEVLRVKSERARMYLAGLVAATTLVTAAGALAATDPASDDPYWQGVALALVCAAVLMFRSRTYAGAEQAVVLIAGGAGIVLIMLVGAGFAMHQPLAVFGAAMIVLVAALILGIIIPNQSATPPMRRGVELLEYTFVAAVLPLVFWVTDLYSLVRGL